In Hoplias malabaricus isolate fHopMal1 chromosome 6, fHopMal1.hap1, whole genome shotgun sequence, a single window of DNA contains:
- the LOC136699522 gene encoding fas-binding factor 1 homolog isoform X1 produces the protein MTSKQKKGLRGSVDDVLDDLLGDSDVDLPMKTKTAGLSRSTGVLPSRSGKRSLLDDDFFSKLANEAEKDDDVSDVSEADPKALLESMKDMDDMDADLFGSKRKPSSAPAQSKATPVGGSKAGAAKSEVEATTSQAAEPEERKPSSAPAAPARGYKKFSFVDDLGNSLDDLLDNQDKEPKTTFSGKTEKPTSARQKKDETASPAAAIKKREELTFDDDGDDLMDALGFSDTPKAKGNGLTPKKESDAPKRARTRLDEILGIGTSPRLLERPITGEKKDTAQPERAVEKTPERQPQKGSSGKDSMFVEEDFTFGSYQPTVVSTPEGRQSRRQSVRFSTEDISSQSPDRRSKPSTPSTPTSARPARPASDWLGLKRDENQDEEEIKESTRSTESLKPPSPSHGPGKPSIRAGQTSKNTEFSAAPSSPKSPRQTLSSIQLKQEEEEEKSEEDWLAGALGKRKTQTPKRSEDREKRQEESLGLGEEVDLDSFLSKRNATSTPRRRQEDTAMPRRQPSSESLVKSGRLQSPTPAPDPNTGAQLTPVTQEKHEVKAPVQQALSSTQPQVTLSADGLQQLLLQQQLAQAQLWNLGGTLELGSVQRQRRDAEQQTGEVASLQAKMIQLEGQLRSLQLEKDQIQMLLDSVQQRHKQDTELMENTHRARVKLLDESVAQREARFRLENEDLAERLASVTRMAEQERAELQAQHQRRLAQCQQDRDREVERLRDLQRKSILEMKKDHEEQVHRLRRLKDEEIDAVTSATSQTRSLTVVIEQMEQFSRRLGDLSSRVEITHENTAQGLELGARQRDEQLRVLQDRLTQQQREMGEERARLKEVIAKMDTQLAEQQRQLQQERWRVTAEQAKAESALRGLEEERRSMMQHISMEREELERAKSALLEEQQTVMQCCAEERRKLAAEWTQFHTQEKVRQERMEREASRAIEREAHREGSIISIAQEQAELKLRAGELKQREDALQREREMLDKLREDLEREKEKLSAAALRLKSRAQEVESFSKLASERYEEGERALQDSSQLEKEHQARLRTIHAEMERLRKQEQSLQQERMKMNDHHREVERLRESHPINPLPLSTTPLLTDLTPAFASTQLGASVVAPPSVNVSSGISAELQARLALLRHTAEKDRDFLQDEQFFLDTLKKAPYNSAFHTA, from the exons ATG ACTTCAAAACAGAAGAAGGGGTTGAGGG GGTCCGTCGATGATGTGCTGGACGATCTCCTGGGGGACAGTGATG TAGACCTCCCCATGAAGACCAAAACAGCTGGACTCAGCAGATCCACAGGTGTCCTACCCTCACGCTCTGGCAAAAG ATCTCTGCTGGACGATGATTTCTTTAGTAAACTGGCCAATGAGGCTGAGAAGGACGATGAT GTTTCTGATGTCTCTGAGGCGGATCCCAAGGCTTTGCTGGAGAGCATGAAG GACATGGATGACATGGACGCTGATCTGTTTGGctcaaaaagaaagcccagctcAGCTCCAGCTCAGAGTAAAGCTACTCCAGTTGGAGGATCTAAAGCAGGAGCAGCCAAATCAGAAGTGGAGGCCACAACAAGTC AAGCAGCAGAGCCCGAGGAGAGGAAGCCCAGCTCGGCTCCAGCTGCCCCAGCAAGAGGCTACAAGAAATTCAGCTTTGTGG ATGACTTGGGAAATTCTCTTGATGACCTGCTGGACAATCAGGACAAGGAGCCAAAGACCACTTTCTCAGGGAAAACGGAAAAGCCAACTTCAGCTAGACAAAAGAAAGATGAAACAG CCTCTCCTGCCGCTGCAATTAAGAAACGAGAAGAGTTGACCtttgatgatgatggagatgacCTGATGGACGCACTGGGATTCAGTGACACTCCGAAAGCGAAAGGCAATGGACTCACGCCAAAGAAAGAAAG TGATGCTCCTAAAAGGGCACGTACGAGACTGGATGAGATTCTGGGCATTGGGACATCTCCACGACTCCTGGAGAGACCAATCACTGGTGAGAAAAAAGATACAGCACAGCCAGAGCGAGCAGTGGAGAAAACACCAGAGAGACAGCCACAGAAAGGCTCCTCAGGCAAAG ACTCCATGTTTGTTGAGGAAGATTTCACCTTCGGCTCATACCAGCCCACTGTAGTGTCCACGCCAGAAGGACGGCAGTCCCGCAGACAGTCTGTAAG ATTCTCCACTGAAGATATCAGCTCTCAGTCTCCAGACCGCAGGTCCAAACCTTCCACTCCATCCACACCGACCTCCGCACGGCCCGCTCGACCCGCCTCAGACTGGCTCGGCCTCAAACGGGACGAAAACCAGGACGAGGAGGAGATAAAAGAGTCTACAAGGTCAACCGAGAGTTTAaaacctccctctccctcacacGGGCCTGGGAAGCCCTCCATCCGAGCAGGACAaacgtccaaaaacacagagttCAGCGCAGCACCGTCCTCTCCCAAGAGCCCCAGACAAACACTATCCAGCATCCAGCTGAagcaagaagaagaggaggagaaatcAGAGGAGGACTGGCTGGCTGGGGCGCTTGGTAAGAGAAAAACTCAAACTCCAAAACGGTCAGAGGACAGAGAGAAGCGGCAGGAGGAATCTCTGGGGCTTGGAGAGGAGGTAGACTTGGACTCATTCCTCAG CAAACGAAATGCCACATCTACTCCACGCAGGAGACAGGAAGACACAGCCATGCCTCGCAGACAGCCCAG CAGCGAGTCTCTTGTGAAATCTGGCAGACTCCAGAGCCCCACGCCTGCCCCAGACCCTAACACAGGAGCCCAACTCACACCTG TGACTCAGGAGAAACATGAGGTTAAAGCCCCTGTGCAGCAAGCGCTTTCTTCCACACAGCCACAAGTTACTCTGTCTGCCGACGGCCTTCAGCAGCTACTACTACAACAACAG ctggcTCAGGCTCAGTTGTGGAATTTAGGAGGGACTTTGGAGCTGGGTTCTGTACAGAGGCAGAGGAGAGATGCAGAACAACAAACTGGTGAAGTGGCTTCACTCCAGGCTAAAATGATACAACTGGAGGGACAG CTGAGGAGTCTCCAGCTGGAAAAAGATCAGATCCAGATGCTGCTGGACAGCGTCcaacagagacacaaacagGACACTGAACTAATGGAAAACACTCACAG GGCTCGTGTAAAGTTGTTGGACGAGTCTGTCGCTCAGCGGGAGGCGCGGTTTCGGCTTGAGAATGAGGACCTCGCGGAGCGTCTGGCCTCAGTGACTCGCATGGCAGAGCAGGAAAGAGCGGAACTACAGGCACAGCACCAACGCAGGCTGGCACAGTGCCAGCAGGACCGTGACCGAGAGGTGGAACGACTAAGAGACCTCCAGAG GAAGTCCATACTGGAGATGAAGAAAGATCATGAGGAGCAGGTGCACAGACTCCGGAGGCTGAAGGATGAAGAGATTGATGCAGTCACCAGTGCTACCTCACAGACAAG GTCTCTGACAGTAGTGATCGAGCAGATGGAGCAGTTTTCCCGCAGGTTGGGTGATCTGTCGTCTCGAGTTGAGATCACTCATGAAAACACAGCGCAGGGTCTGGAGCTGGGGGCCAGACAAAGAGACGAGCAGCTGAGAG TTCTGCAGGACCGTCTGACCCAGCAGCAGAGGGAGATGGGCGAGGAGAGGGCCCGACTCAAAGAGGTCATAGCCAAGATGGACACACAGCTGGCCGAGCAACAAAGACAGCTTCAGCAG gAGCGCTGGAGGGTGACTGCAGAGCAGGCTAAAGCTGAGTCAGCGTTAAGAGGTCTGGAGGAGGAGAGACGGAGTATGATGCAGCATATCTCTATGGAAAGAGAGGAGCTGGAAAGGGCAaag TCTGCTCTGTTAGAGGAGCAGCAGACAGTGATGCAATGCTGTGCTGAGGAAAGGAGGAAGCTGGCagcagagtggacacagttccacactcAGGAGAAAGTTCGCCAGGAACGAATGGAGCGTGAAGCCAGCAGAGCTATCGAGAGAGAGGCACATAGAGAGGGTTCCATCATCAGCATCGCACAG GAGCAGGCTGAGCTGAAGTTGCGAGCAGGTGAGCTGAAGCAGAGAGAGGATGCACTACAAAGAGAACGAGAAATGCTGGATAAGCTGAGAGAAgatctggagagagagaaagagaaactgaGTGCAGCTGCTCTTCGTCTTAAAAGCCGTGCACAGGAGGTGGAGAGCTTCAGCAAG CTTGCGTCTGAACGATACGAGGAGGGTGAGCGGGCACTCCAGGACTCCAGCCAGTTGGAGAAGGAGCACCAAGCCCGACTTCGCACCATCCACGCTGAGATGGAGCGACTCAGGAAGCAGGAGCAGAGCCTACAGCAG gAGCGAATGAAGATGAATGATCATCATAGAGAGGTGGAGAGATTGAGAGAAAGCCATCCCATCAACCCCTTACCTCTCTCAACTACGCCATTACTTACAG ATTTGACTCCAGCGTTTGCCAGCACTCAGCTGGGTGCCTCAGTAGTGGCTCCTCCATCTGTGAATGTTTCCAGTGGGATTTCAGCAGAGCTGCAGGCAAGACTGGCATTGCTGCGACACACAGCAGAAAAG GACCGGGACTTCCTTCAAGATGAGCAGTTTTTCCTTGACACACTGAAGAAGGCACCGTACAACTCAGCTTTTCACACTGCATGA
- the LOC136699522 gene encoding fas-binding factor 1 homolog isoform X3 → MTSKQKKGLRGSVDDVLDDLLGDSDVDLPMKTKTAGLSRSTGVLPSRSGKRSLLDDDFFSKLANEAEKDDDVSDVSEADPKALLESMKDMDDMDADLFGSKRKPSSAPAQSKATPVGGSKAGAAKSEVEATTSQAAEPEERKPSSAPAAPARGYKKFSFVDDLGNSLDDLLDNQDKEPKTTFSGKTEKPTSARQKKDETASPAAAIKKREELTFDDDGDDLMDALGFSDTPKAKGNGLTPKKESDAPKRARTRLDEILGIGTSPRLLERPITGEKKDTAQPERAVEKTPERQPQKGSSGKDSMFVEEDFTFGSYQPTVVSTPEGRQSRRQSVRFSTEDISSQSPDRRSKPSTPSTPTSARPARPASDWLGLKRDENQDEEEIKESTRSTESLKPPSPSHGPGKPSIRAGQTSKNTEFSAAPSSPKSPRQTLSSIQLKQEEEEEKSEEDWLAGALGKRKTQTPKRSEDREKRQEESLGLGEEVDLDSFLSKRNATSTPRRRQEDTAMPRRQPSSESLVKSGRLQSPTPAPDPNTGAQLTPVTQEKHEVKAPVQQALSSTQPQVTLSADGLQQLLLQQQLAQAQLWNLGGTLELGSVQRQRRDAEQQTGEVASLQAKMIQLEGQLRSLQLEKDQIQMLLDSVQQRHKQDTELMENTHRARVKLLDESVAQREARFRLENEDLAERLASVTRMAEQERAELQAQHQRRLAQCQQDRDREVERLRDLQRKSILEMKKDHEEQVHRLRRLKDEEIDAVTSATSQTRSLTVVIEQMEQFSRRLGDLSSRVEITHENTAQGLELGARQRDEQLRVLQDRLTQQQREMGEERARLKEVIAKMDTQLAEQQRQLQQERWRVTAEQAKAESALRGLEEERRSMMQHISMEREELERAKSALLEEQQTVMQCCAEERRKLAAEWTQFHTQEKVRQERMEREASRAIEREAHREGSIISIAQEQAELKLRAGELKQREDALQREREMLDKLREDLEREKEKLSAAALRLKSRAQEVESFSKLASERYEEGERALQDSSQLEKEHQARLRTIHAEMERLRKQEQSLQQERMKMNDHHREVERLRESHPINPLPLSTTPLLTAFASTQLGASVVAPPSVNVSSGISAELQARLALLRHTAEKDRDFLQDEQFFLDTLKKAPYNSAFHTA, encoded by the exons ATG ACTTCAAAACAGAAGAAGGGGTTGAGGG GGTCCGTCGATGATGTGCTGGACGATCTCCTGGGGGACAGTGATG TAGACCTCCCCATGAAGACCAAAACAGCTGGACTCAGCAGATCCACAGGTGTCCTACCCTCACGCTCTGGCAAAAG ATCTCTGCTGGACGATGATTTCTTTAGTAAACTGGCCAATGAGGCTGAGAAGGACGATGAT GTTTCTGATGTCTCTGAGGCGGATCCCAAGGCTTTGCTGGAGAGCATGAAG GACATGGATGACATGGACGCTGATCTGTTTGGctcaaaaagaaagcccagctcAGCTCCAGCTCAGAGTAAAGCTACTCCAGTTGGAGGATCTAAAGCAGGAGCAGCCAAATCAGAAGTGGAGGCCACAACAAGTC AAGCAGCAGAGCCCGAGGAGAGGAAGCCCAGCTCGGCTCCAGCTGCCCCAGCAAGAGGCTACAAGAAATTCAGCTTTGTGG ATGACTTGGGAAATTCTCTTGATGACCTGCTGGACAATCAGGACAAGGAGCCAAAGACCACTTTCTCAGGGAAAACGGAAAAGCCAACTTCAGCTAGACAAAAGAAAGATGAAACAG CCTCTCCTGCCGCTGCAATTAAGAAACGAGAAGAGTTGACCtttgatgatgatggagatgacCTGATGGACGCACTGGGATTCAGTGACACTCCGAAAGCGAAAGGCAATGGACTCACGCCAAAGAAAGAAAG TGATGCTCCTAAAAGGGCACGTACGAGACTGGATGAGATTCTGGGCATTGGGACATCTCCACGACTCCTGGAGAGACCAATCACTGGTGAGAAAAAAGATACAGCACAGCCAGAGCGAGCAGTGGAGAAAACACCAGAGAGACAGCCACAGAAAGGCTCCTCAGGCAAAG ACTCCATGTTTGTTGAGGAAGATTTCACCTTCGGCTCATACCAGCCCACTGTAGTGTCCACGCCAGAAGGACGGCAGTCCCGCAGACAGTCTGTAAG ATTCTCCACTGAAGATATCAGCTCTCAGTCTCCAGACCGCAGGTCCAAACCTTCCACTCCATCCACACCGACCTCCGCACGGCCCGCTCGACCCGCCTCAGACTGGCTCGGCCTCAAACGGGACGAAAACCAGGACGAGGAGGAGATAAAAGAGTCTACAAGGTCAACCGAGAGTTTAaaacctccctctccctcacacGGGCCTGGGAAGCCCTCCATCCGAGCAGGACAaacgtccaaaaacacagagttCAGCGCAGCACCGTCCTCTCCCAAGAGCCCCAGACAAACACTATCCAGCATCCAGCTGAagcaagaagaagaggaggagaaatcAGAGGAGGACTGGCTGGCTGGGGCGCTTGGTAAGAGAAAAACTCAAACTCCAAAACGGTCAGAGGACAGAGAGAAGCGGCAGGAGGAATCTCTGGGGCTTGGAGAGGAGGTAGACTTGGACTCATTCCTCAG CAAACGAAATGCCACATCTACTCCACGCAGGAGACAGGAAGACACAGCCATGCCTCGCAGACAGCCCAG CAGCGAGTCTCTTGTGAAATCTGGCAGACTCCAGAGCCCCACGCCTGCCCCAGACCCTAACACAGGAGCCCAACTCACACCTG TGACTCAGGAGAAACATGAGGTTAAAGCCCCTGTGCAGCAAGCGCTTTCTTCCACACAGCCACAAGTTACTCTGTCTGCCGACGGCCTTCAGCAGCTACTACTACAACAACAG ctggcTCAGGCTCAGTTGTGGAATTTAGGAGGGACTTTGGAGCTGGGTTCTGTACAGAGGCAGAGGAGAGATGCAGAACAACAAACTGGTGAAGTGGCTTCACTCCAGGCTAAAATGATACAACTGGAGGGACAG CTGAGGAGTCTCCAGCTGGAAAAAGATCAGATCCAGATGCTGCTGGACAGCGTCcaacagagacacaaacagGACACTGAACTAATGGAAAACACTCACAG GGCTCGTGTAAAGTTGTTGGACGAGTCTGTCGCTCAGCGGGAGGCGCGGTTTCGGCTTGAGAATGAGGACCTCGCGGAGCGTCTGGCCTCAGTGACTCGCATGGCAGAGCAGGAAAGAGCGGAACTACAGGCACAGCACCAACGCAGGCTGGCACAGTGCCAGCAGGACCGTGACCGAGAGGTGGAACGACTAAGAGACCTCCAGAG GAAGTCCATACTGGAGATGAAGAAAGATCATGAGGAGCAGGTGCACAGACTCCGGAGGCTGAAGGATGAAGAGATTGATGCAGTCACCAGTGCTACCTCACAGACAAG GTCTCTGACAGTAGTGATCGAGCAGATGGAGCAGTTTTCCCGCAGGTTGGGTGATCTGTCGTCTCGAGTTGAGATCACTCATGAAAACACAGCGCAGGGTCTGGAGCTGGGGGCCAGACAAAGAGACGAGCAGCTGAGAG TTCTGCAGGACCGTCTGACCCAGCAGCAGAGGGAGATGGGCGAGGAGAGGGCCCGACTCAAAGAGGTCATAGCCAAGATGGACACACAGCTGGCCGAGCAACAAAGACAGCTTCAGCAG gAGCGCTGGAGGGTGACTGCAGAGCAGGCTAAAGCTGAGTCAGCGTTAAGAGGTCTGGAGGAGGAGAGACGGAGTATGATGCAGCATATCTCTATGGAAAGAGAGGAGCTGGAAAGGGCAaag TCTGCTCTGTTAGAGGAGCAGCAGACAGTGATGCAATGCTGTGCTGAGGAAAGGAGGAAGCTGGCagcagagtggacacagttccacactcAGGAGAAAGTTCGCCAGGAACGAATGGAGCGTGAAGCCAGCAGAGCTATCGAGAGAGAGGCACATAGAGAGGGTTCCATCATCAGCATCGCACAG GAGCAGGCTGAGCTGAAGTTGCGAGCAGGTGAGCTGAAGCAGAGAGAGGATGCACTACAAAGAGAACGAGAAATGCTGGATAAGCTGAGAGAAgatctggagagagagaaagagaaactgaGTGCAGCTGCTCTTCGTCTTAAAAGCCGTGCACAGGAGGTGGAGAGCTTCAGCAAG CTTGCGTCTGAACGATACGAGGAGGGTGAGCGGGCACTCCAGGACTCCAGCCAGTTGGAGAAGGAGCACCAAGCCCGACTTCGCACCATCCACGCTGAGATGGAGCGACTCAGGAAGCAGGAGCAGAGCCTACAGCAG gAGCGAATGAAGATGAATGATCATCATAGAGAGGTGGAGAGATTGAGAGAAAGCCATCCCATCAACCCCTTACCTCTCTCAACTACGCCATTACTTACAG CGTTTGCCAGCACTCAGCTGGGTGCCTCAGTAGTGGCTCCTCCATCTGTGAATGTTTCCAGTGGGATTTCAGCAGAGCTGCAGGCAAGACTGGCATTGCTGCGACACACAGCAGAAAAG GACCGGGACTTCCTTCAAGATGAGCAGTTTTTCCTTGACACACTGAAGAAGGCACCGTACAACTCAGCTTTTCACACTGCATGA
- the LOC136699522 gene encoding fas-binding factor 1 homolog isoform X2 produces the protein MTSKQKKGLRGSVDDVLDDLLGDSDDLPMKTKTAGLSRSTGVLPSRSGKRSLLDDDFFSKLANEAEKDDDVSDVSEADPKALLESMKDMDDMDADLFGSKRKPSSAPAQSKATPVGGSKAGAAKSEVEATTSQAAEPEERKPSSAPAAPARGYKKFSFVDDLGNSLDDLLDNQDKEPKTTFSGKTEKPTSARQKKDETASPAAAIKKREELTFDDDGDDLMDALGFSDTPKAKGNGLTPKKESDAPKRARTRLDEILGIGTSPRLLERPITGEKKDTAQPERAVEKTPERQPQKGSSGKDSMFVEEDFTFGSYQPTVVSTPEGRQSRRQSVRFSTEDISSQSPDRRSKPSTPSTPTSARPARPASDWLGLKRDENQDEEEIKESTRSTESLKPPSPSHGPGKPSIRAGQTSKNTEFSAAPSSPKSPRQTLSSIQLKQEEEEEKSEEDWLAGALGKRKTQTPKRSEDREKRQEESLGLGEEVDLDSFLSKRNATSTPRRRQEDTAMPRRQPSSESLVKSGRLQSPTPAPDPNTGAQLTPVTQEKHEVKAPVQQALSSTQPQVTLSADGLQQLLLQQQLAQAQLWNLGGTLELGSVQRQRRDAEQQTGEVASLQAKMIQLEGQLRSLQLEKDQIQMLLDSVQQRHKQDTELMENTHRARVKLLDESVAQREARFRLENEDLAERLASVTRMAEQERAELQAQHQRRLAQCQQDRDREVERLRDLQRKSILEMKKDHEEQVHRLRRLKDEEIDAVTSATSQTRSLTVVIEQMEQFSRRLGDLSSRVEITHENTAQGLELGARQRDEQLRVLQDRLTQQQREMGEERARLKEVIAKMDTQLAEQQRQLQQERWRVTAEQAKAESALRGLEEERRSMMQHISMEREELERAKSALLEEQQTVMQCCAEERRKLAAEWTQFHTQEKVRQERMEREASRAIEREAHREGSIISIAQEQAELKLRAGELKQREDALQREREMLDKLREDLEREKEKLSAAALRLKSRAQEVESFSKLASERYEEGERALQDSSQLEKEHQARLRTIHAEMERLRKQEQSLQQERMKMNDHHREVERLRESHPINPLPLSTTPLLTDLTPAFASTQLGASVVAPPSVNVSSGISAELQARLALLRHTAEKDRDFLQDEQFFLDTLKKAPYNSAFHTA, from the exons ATG ACTTCAAAACAGAAGAAGGGGTTGAGGG GGTCCGTCGATGATGTGCTGGACGATCTCCTGGGGGACAGTGATG ACCTCCCCATGAAGACCAAAACAGCTGGACTCAGCAGATCCACAGGTGTCCTACCCTCACGCTCTGGCAAAAG ATCTCTGCTGGACGATGATTTCTTTAGTAAACTGGCCAATGAGGCTGAGAAGGACGATGAT GTTTCTGATGTCTCTGAGGCGGATCCCAAGGCTTTGCTGGAGAGCATGAAG GACATGGATGACATGGACGCTGATCTGTTTGGctcaaaaagaaagcccagctcAGCTCCAGCTCAGAGTAAAGCTACTCCAGTTGGAGGATCTAAAGCAGGAGCAGCCAAATCAGAAGTGGAGGCCACAACAAGTC AAGCAGCAGAGCCCGAGGAGAGGAAGCCCAGCTCGGCTCCAGCTGCCCCAGCAAGAGGCTACAAGAAATTCAGCTTTGTGG ATGACTTGGGAAATTCTCTTGATGACCTGCTGGACAATCAGGACAAGGAGCCAAAGACCACTTTCTCAGGGAAAACGGAAAAGCCAACTTCAGCTAGACAAAAGAAAGATGAAACAG CCTCTCCTGCCGCTGCAATTAAGAAACGAGAAGAGTTGACCtttgatgatgatggagatgacCTGATGGACGCACTGGGATTCAGTGACACTCCGAAAGCGAAAGGCAATGGACTCACGCCAAAGAAAGAAAG TGATGCTCCTAAAAGGGCACGTACGAGACTGGATGAGATTCTGGGCATTGGGACATCTCCACGACTCCTGGAGAGACCAATCACTGGTGAGAAAAAAGATACAGCACAGCCAGAGCGAGCAGTGGAGAAAACACCAGAGAGACAGCCACAGAAAGGCTCCTCAGGCAAAG ACTCCATGTTTGTTGAGGAAGATTTCACCTTCGGCTCATACCAGCCCACTGTAGTGTCCACGCCAGAAGGACGGCAGTCCCGCAGACAGTCTGTAAG ATTCTCCACTGAAGATATCAGCTCTCAGTCTCCAGACCGCAGGTCCAAACCTTCCACTCCATCCACACCGACCTCCGCACGGCCCGCTCGACCCGCCTCAGACTGGCTCGGCCTCAAACGGGACGAAAACCAGGACGAGGAGGAGATAAAAGAGTCTACAAGGTCAACCGAGAGTTTAaaacctccctctccctcacacGGGCCTGGGAAGCCCTCCATCCGAGCAGGACAaacgtccaaaaacacagagttCAGCGCAGCACCGTCCTCTCCCAAGAGCCCCAGACAAACACTATCCAGCATCCAGCTGAagcaagaagaagaggaggagaaatcAGAGGAGGACTGGCTGGCTGGGGCGCTTGGTAAGAGAAAAACTCAAACTCCAAAACGGTCAGAGGACAGAGAGAAGCGGCAGGAGGAATCTCTGGGGCTTGGAGAGGAGGTAGACTTGGACTCATTCCTCAG CAAACGAAATGCCACATCTACTCCACGCAGGAGACAGGAAGACACAGCCATGCCTCGCAGACAGCCCAG CAGCGAGTCTCTTGTGAAATCTGGCAGACTCCAGAGCCCCACGCCTGCCCCAGACCCTAACACAGGAGCCCAACTCACACCTG TGACTCAGGAGAAACATGAGGTTAAAGCCCCTGTGCAGCAAGCGCTTTCTTCCACACAGCCACAAGTTACTCTGTCTGCCGACGGCCTTCAGCAGCTACTACTACAACAACAG ctggcTCAGGCTCAGTTGTGGAATTTAGGAGGGACTTTGGAGCTGGGTTCTGTACAGAGGCAGAGGAGAGATGCAGAACAACAAACTGGTGAAGTGGCTTCACTCCAGGCTAAAATGATACAACTGGAGGGACAG CTGAGGAGTCTCCAGCTGGAAAAAGATCAGATCCAGATGCTGCTGGACAGCGTCcaacagagacacaaacagGACACTGAACTAATGGAAAACACTCACAG GGCTCGTGTAAAGTTGTTGGACGAGTCTGTCGCTCAGCGGGAGGCGCGGTTTCGGCTTGAGAATGAGGACCTCGCGGAGCGTCTGGCCTCAGTGACTCGCATGGCAGAGCAGGAAAGAGCGGAACTACAGGCACAGCACCAACGCAGGCTGGCACAGTGCCAGCAGGACCGTGACCGAGAGGTGGAACGACTAAGAGACCTCCAGAG GAAGTCCATACTGGAGATGAAGAAAGATCATGAGGAGCAGGTGCACAGACTCCGGAGGCTGAAGGATGAAGAGATTGATGCAGTCACCAGTGCTACCTCACAGACAAG GTCTCTGACAGTAGTGATCGAGCAGATGGAGCAGTTTTCCCGCAGGTTGGGTGATCTGTCGTCTCGAGTTGAGATCACTCATGAAAACACAGCGCAGGGTCTGGAGCTGGGGGCCAGACAAAGAGACGAGCAGCTGAGAG TTCTGCAGGACCGTCTGACCCAGCAGCAGAGGGAGATGGGCGAGGAGAGGGCCCGACTCAAAGAGGTCATAGCCAAGATGGACACACAGCTGGCCGAGCAACAAAGACAGCTTCAGCAG gAGCGCTGGAGGGTGACTGCAGAGCAGGCTAAAGCTGAGTCAGCGTTAAGAGGTCTGGAGGAGGAGAGACGGAGTATGATGCAGCATATCTCTATGGAAAGAGAGGAGCTGGAAAGGGCAaag TCTGCTCTGTTAGAGGAGCAGCAGACAGTGATGCAATGCTGTGCTGAGGAAAGGAGGAAGCTGGCagcagagtggacacagttccacactcAGGAGAAAGTTCGCCAGGAACGAATGGAGCGTGAAGCCAGCAGAGCTATCGAGAGAGAGGCACATAGAGAGGGTTCCATCATCAGCATCGCACAG GAGCAGGCTGAGCTGAAGTTGCGAGCAGGTGAGCTGAAGCAGAGAGAGGATGCACTACAAAGAGAACGAGAAATGCTGGATAAGCTGAGAGAAgatctggagagagagaaagagaaactgaGTGCAGCTGCTCTTCGTCTTAAAAGCCGTGCACAGGAGGTGGAGAGCTTCAGCAAG CTTGCGTCTGAACGATACGAGGAGGGTGAGCGGGCACTCCAGGACTCCAGCCAGTTGGAGAAGGAGCACCAAGCCCGACTTCGCACCATCCACGCTGAGATGGAGCGACTCAGGAAGCAGGAGCAGAGCCTACAGCAG gAGCGAATGAAGATGAATGATCATCATAGAGAGGTGGAGAGATTGAGAGAAAGCCATCCCATCAACCCCTTACCTCTCTCAACTACGCCATTACTTACAG ATTTGACTCCAGCGTTTGCCAGCACTCAGCTGGGTGCCTCAGTAGTGGCTCCTCCATCTGTGAATGTTTCCAGTGGGATTTCAGCAGAGCTGCAGGCAAGACTGGCATTGCTGCGACACACAGCAGAAAAG GACCGGGACTTCCTTCAAGATGAGCAGTTTTTCCTTGACACACTGAAGAAGGCACCGTACAACTCAGCTTTTCACACTGCATGA